In Sphingomonas sp. Leaf357, a single genomic region encodes these proteins:
- a CDS encoding M23 family metallopeptidase, producing MTFGGTSALFLRSDHGHDQAGGTATLSFGRAPFVPVQLSPLDRIRAQIREGVASTDWAPDLGSRIGSREWWRGAATCTALITATCALSPGLNRTIPGNVAPALTGSEWDEARTQSIAPLAWGGSTGRRMAANDLVAPLAETPERPTLEMTATFGSGDSFSRLLQRAGVSASDAARAADLVEGAVPLDGIKPGTRIDLTLGRRPNRNVARPLDHLAFRARFDLNLSLARAGDTLAMTQQRIAIDNTPLRIQGLAGSSLYRSARAAGAPAKAVEAYIKAIASRVSIGAVSPSDTFDFVLRQARAATGEVQLGDLMFAGLDQHAKKTQLVKWDDGQWYEANGQSQRQGFMGMPVSGRITSNFGMRMHPLLGFMRMHKGIDIGAAWGSPIYAAIDGVVQFAGRSAGYGNFVKLSHSGGIVSGYGHMSRILVRPGQHVARGQQIGAVGSTGMSTGPHLHWEVWRNGVSVNPRGFSFSSVATLSGEKLRAFKARVAALLSVKPGQR from the coding sequence GTGACCTTTGGGGGCACCTCCGCTTTGTTCTTGCGCAGCGATCATGGACACGATCAGGCCGGTGGCACCGCCACGCTGTCTTTCGGCCGCGCGCCCTTCGTCCCCGTACAGCTCTCCCCGCTCGACCGGATCCGTGCCCAGATCCGCGAAGGAGTCGCCAGCACCGATTGGGCACCCGATCTCGGTTCGCGCATCGGCTCACGCGAATGGTGGCGGGGTGCCGCGACCTGCACCGCGCTGATCACCGCGACCTGCGCGCTGTCGCCGGGCCTGAACCGCACGATCCCGGGCAACGTCGCGCCGGCCCTGACGGGCAGCGAATGGGACGAGGCCCGCACGCAATCGATCGCGCCGCTCGCCTGGGGCGGATCGACCGGACGGCGGATGGCGGCGAACGATCTCGTCGCGCCGCTCGCCGAGACGCCCGAACGCCCGACGCTGGAGATGACCGCGACGTTCGGCAGCGGCGACAGTTTCTCGCGCCTTCTGCAACGCGCCGGCGTGTCCGCCAGCGACGCCGCGCGCGCCGCCGACCTTGTCGAAGGCGCGGTGCCGCTGGACGGGATCAAGCCGGGCACGCGGATCGATCTCACGCTCGGCCGCCGCCCCAATCGCAACGTCGCACGTCCGCTCGATCATCTTGCCTTCCGCGCGCGCTTCGATCTCAACCTGTCGCTGGCGCGCGCCGGCGACACGCTGGCGATGACGCAGCAACGCATCGCGATCGACAATACGCCGCTGCGGATCCAGGGGCTGGCCGGCTCCAGCCTGTACCGCTCCGCACGCGCCGCCGGCGCGCCGGCCAAGGCGGTCGAAGCCTATATCAAGGCGATTGCATCCCGCGTGTCGATCGGCGCGGTGTCGCCGTCCGACACGTTCGATTTCGTGCTGCGCCAGGCGCGCGCGGCGACCGGCGAAGTGCAATTGGGCGACCTGATGTTCGCCGGGCTCGACCAGCATGCCAAGAAGACCCAGCTCGTCAAATGGGACGACGGGCAATGGTATGAGGCGAACGGCCAGAGCCAGCGCCAGGGCTTCATGGGCATGCCGGTCAGCGGGCGGATCACGTCCAATTTCGGCATGCGGATGCACCCGCTGCTCGGCTTCATGCGCATGCACAAGGGCATCGATATCGGTGCCGCCTGGGGATCGCCGATCTACGCCGCGATCGACGGCGTGGTACAGTTCGCCGGGCGCAGCGCGGGCTATGGCAATTTCGTCAAGCTGTCGCATTCCGGCGGGATCGTCAGCGGCTACGGCCATATGAGCCGGATCCTCGTCCGCCCCGGCCAGCATGTCGCGCGCGGGCAGCAGATCGGCGCGGTCGGATCGACCGGCATGTCGACCGGCCCGCATCTGCATTGGGAAGTGTGGCGCAACGGCGTCTCGGTCAATCCGCGCGGCTTCTCCTTCTCGAGCGTCGCCACCCTGTCGGGCGAGAAACTGCGCGCGTTCAAGGCGCGGGTTGCGGCGTTGCTGTCGGTCAAACCGGGCCAGCGCTGA
- a CDS encoding ATP-binding protein produces the protein MTEMLGSDAFVRAAPTTLIGAPIGIVLEIAGSSSQVVLDARALELTAANPDSVVASAGSVGSQIKMRVGATWLIANIRSLRLIDGTDDRIVAQVDFLGEGDEERLTGKLYKFRRGVTRYPNPGCQVFPVTTADLKQVYAADDRATIEIGTVYPTRDIRASLYVDAMLGKHFALLGSTGTGKSTSAALILHRICELSPQGHVVMIDPHGEYAAAFRTNGAIYDVGNLQMPYWLMNFEEHCEVFVTSDGSENQVDADILAKCLLLARAKGRLGQEIGKLTVDAPIPYLLSDLTNIISLEMGKMDRAGDTAPYLRLKTKIDEIKADPRYGFMFSGMLVADTMADFLARIFRLPGDGKPISIIDVSGVPSEITSVVVAMLSRMVFDFAIWSRGEPQRPILLVCEEAHRYIPNERNADSSSVGRILGRIAKEGRKYGVSLGLITQRPSDLAEGVLSQCGTIIAMRLNNDRDQAFVRAAMPEGARGFLDSIPALRNRECIICGEGVAIPIRVSFDGLEDNKRPASDDPMFSDLWRQAGGEDQIIARTIKRWRSQGR, from the coding sequence ATGACCGAGATGCTGGGCAGCGACGCATTCGTACGAGCCGCACCGACCACGCTGATCGGCGCGCCGATCGGCATCGTGCTGGAAATCGCCGGATCGAGCAGCCAGGTGGTGCTCGATGCTCGCGCGCTGGAACTCACCGCCGCCAACCCCGATTCCGTGGTCGCCAGCGCCGGATCGGTCGGCAGCCAGATCAAGATGCGCGTCGGTGCCACCTGGCTGATCGCCAACATCCGCTCGCTCCGGCTGATCGACGGAACGGACGACAGGATCGTCGCGCAGGTCGATTTCCTCGGCGAGGGCGACGAGGAGCGGTTGACCGGCAAGCTCTACAAATTTCGTCGCGGCGTGACGCGCTATCCCAATCCGGGCTGCCAGGTCTTCCCGGTCACCACCGCCGACCTCAAGCAGGTCTACGCCGCCGACGATCGCGCCACGATCGAGATCGGGACGGTCTATCCGACCCGCGACATCCGCGCCTCGCTGTACGTCGATGCCATGCTCGGCAAGCATTTCGCGTTGCTCGGCTCGACCGGCACCGGCAAGTCGACCAGCGCTGCCTTGATCCTGCACCGCATCTGCGAGCTCAGCCCGCAGGGCCATGTCGTGATGATCGATCCGCACGGCGAATATGCCGCAGCGTTCAGAACCAACGGTGCGATCTACGATGTCGGCAATCTCCAGATGCCGTACTGGCTGATGAACTTCGAGGAACATTGCGAGGTGTTCGTCACCAGCGACGGATCGGAAAATCAGGTCGATGCCGACATCCTCGCCAAATGCCTGTTGCTCGCGCGCGCCAAGGGGCGGCTCGGACAGGAGATCGGCAAGCTGACGGTCGATGCGCCAATTCCGTATCTGCTCAGCGACCTGACCAACATCATCAGCCTCGAAATGGGCAAGATGGACCGTGCAGGCGACACCGCGCCGTACCTGCGCCTGAAGACCAAGATCGACGAGATCAAGGCCGACCCGCGCTATGGCTTCATGTTTTCGGGCATGCTGGTCGCCGATACGATGGCCGATTTCCTCGCGCGCATCTTCCGCCTGCCGGGCGACGGCAAGCCGATTTCGATCATCGACGTGTCCGGCGTGCCAAGCGAGATAACGTCCGTCGTGGTTGCGATGCTCAGCCGGATGGTGTTCGATTTCGCGATCTGGTCGCGCGGCGAGCCGCAGCGCCCGATCCTGCTCGTCTGCGAGGAAGCGCATCGCTATATCCCGAACGAGCGCAACGCGGATTCCTCGTCGGTCGGCCGCATCCTCGGCCGTATCGCCAAGGAAGGGCGCAAATACGGCGTGTCGCTCGGGCTGATCACGCAACGCCCGTCCGATCTAGCCGAGGGCGTGCTGTCGCAATGCGGCACGATCATCGCCATGCGCCTGAACAACGATCGCGATCAGGCCTTCGTCCGCGCCGCGATGCCGGAAGGCGCGCGCGGCTTCCTCGATTCGATTCCCGCCCTGCGCAACCGCGAGTGCATCATCTGCGGCGAAGGCGTCGCGATCCCGATCCGCGTGTCGTTCGACGGGCTGGAAGACAATAAGCGGCCGGCATCGGACGATCCGATGTTTTCCGATCTGTGGCGCCAGGCGGGCGGCGAAGATCAGATCATCGCACGCACGATCAAGCGCTGGCGCTCGCAGGGGCGGTAA
- a CDS encoding TIGR02186 family protein, producing the protein MAQAKPVLVPDVSQRNIEIAYSFTGAELLLFGAILYPGGRLPDDEKPTDVVIVVKGPVQSILVREKEKVAGIWVNSARLRYKSAPSFYAIASSKPIQRLVDDRTQAIYELGLDSLQLSPASNAPPAEQDRFARGLVDLKRRAGLYYEAPRAVEITDGVLYRARVTIPARVPVGRFTAETFLIRDGRVLAAATRDIDIRKSGFERFVARSADNHAILYGLVAVALSVLFGWAAGWVARRI; encoded by the coding sequence ATGGCGCAGGCCAAGCCGGTGCTGGTGCCGGACGTCAGTCAGCGCAATATCGAGATCGCCTATTCCTTCACCGGCGCGGAACTGCTGCTGTTCGGCGCGATCCTCTATCCCGGCGGGCGCCTGCCCGATGACGAGAAACCGACCGACGTGGTCATCGTCGTCAAGGGGCCGGTCCAGTCGATCCTGGTGCGCGAGAAGGAGAAGGTGGCCGGCATCTGGGTCAATTCCGCCCGACTGCGTTACAAATCCGCGCCGAGTTTCTACGCCATCGCCTCGTCCAAGCCGATCCAGCGCCTCGTCGACGATCGCACCCAGGCGATCTACGAGCTCGGCCTCGATTCGCTGCAACTCTCGCCGGCGAGCAACGCGCCCCCGGCCGAACAGGATCGCTTCGCGCGCGGGCTGGTCGATCTCAAGCGCCGCGCCGGCCTGTATTACGAGGCCCCCCGCGCGGTCGAGATCACCGATGGCGTGCTCTACCGCGCGCGCGTGACGATCCCGGCGCGCGTGCCCGTCGGACGCTTCACGGCGGAGACGTTCCTGATCCGCGACGGCCGCGTACTGGCGGCGGCAACGCGCGACATCGATATCCGCAAATCCGGATTCGAGCGCTTCGTCGCGCGTTCGGCGGACAATCACGCGATCCTCTACGGCCTGGTCGCGGTGGCGCTGTCGGTGTTGTTCGGCTGGGCCGCGGGCTGGGTCGCCCGGCGCATCTAG
- a CDS encoding sulfite exporter TauE/SafE family protein, which translates to MDLYLPIANLSVNALVIVLLGGGVGMLSGMFGVGGGFLTTPLLIVYGIPPTVAAASSASQVTGASISGVFAHVRRGGVDFKMGGVLVAGGILGALAGAWIFRLLQASGQIDVVIAIVYVLMLGSIGGLMASESWGAIAATRAGRPPRAKKRRHHPLVAALPLRTRFYASGLYISPLAPLLLGFFTGILTILLGVGGGFVMVPAMLYLLGMGTQVVVGTSLFQTLFVTAAATMVHATTTKAVDIVLAALLLLGSVIGAQAGARFAGKVRPEYLRLALAVIVLLVAVRIALGLGWRPDEIFSVELS; encoded by the coding sequence GTGGATCTCTACCTTCCCATCGCCAATCTCTCGGTCAATGCGCTCGTCATCGTGCTGCTCGGCGGCGGGGTGGGCATGTTGTCGGGAATGTTCGGGGTCGGCGGCGGGTTTCTCACGACGCCGTTGCTGATCGTCTACGGCATCCCGCCGACCGTCGCGGCGGCCTCCTCGGCCAGCCAGGTGACCGGCGCGAGCATCTCCGGTGTGTTCGCCCACGTCCGGCGTGGCGGGGTGGATTTCAAGATGGGCGGCGTGCTGGTCGCCGGCGGCATTTTGGGGGCGCTGGCCGGTGCGTGGATTTTCCGCCTGCTTCAGGCGAGCGGGCAGATCGATGTCGTCATCGCCATCGTCTATGTCCTGATGCTGGGTTCGATCGGCGGATTGATGGCGAGCGAATCCTGGGGCGCGATCGCTGCGACACGGGCCGGCCGCCCGCCGCGAGCCAAGAAACGACGGCATCATCCGCTGGTCGCCGCGCTCCCGTTGCGGACGCGGTTCTACGCCTCCGGCCTGTACATCTCGCCCTTGGCGCCGTTGCTGCTCGGCTTCTTCACCGGCATTCTCACGATCCTTCTCGGCGTCGGCGGCGGGTTCGTGATGGTGCCGGCGATGCTCTATCTGCTCGGCATGGGCACGCAGGTGGTGGTCGGCACGTCGCTGTTCCAGACGTTGTTCGTGACGGCGGCGGCGACGATGGTCCACGCGACCACCACAAAGGCGGTCGATATCGTTCTCGCCGCGCTTCTGCTGCTCGGATCGGTGATCGGCGCGCAGGCCGGCGCACGTTTCGCCGGCAAGGTGCGTCCCGAATATCTCCGTCTCGCGCTTGCGGTGATCGTGTTGCTGGTGGCGGTCCGCATCGCCCTCGGCCTCGGATGGCGGCCCGACGAGATATTTTCGGTCGAACTTTCGTGA
- a CDS encoding glycosyl transferase family protein → MSGDWANILAVVDVVARETMLFAAIGLLIGGIDDLAIDLVYARHRLRRGSPPSLDDFPVCADGGRIAIFVAAWEEAEVIGPMLRTALARIDHPDYRIYVGTYPNDRATTLAVSKVAECDARVRPIIGDKAGPTTKADCLNTIWRALLRDEAAEGWTAKAVVLHDAEDVVHPAELRIFDALIGRHLAVQLPVHPLIDRRSRFVSGHYADEFAEAHGKTLVARQALGAGLPLAGVGCAIERTCLGRLADLRRNAPFDADSLTEDYELGLHIAALGGSGVFARVAEWPGGPPVSVRAYFPTRLEAAVRQKTRWMIGIALAGWDRVGWSRARDWRDHWMRMRDRRAPIAVLVLVAAYLALLVWAASAILHWTIGIAPHALSPAMGTLLTINSALLVWRLAVRAAFTWRAYGWRQACLSLPRAVVGNFIALVAAQRALFRYTAMLRGATPTWDKTAHIFPDDIERP, encoded by the coding sequence GTGTCGGGGGATTGGGCGAACATCCTCGCCGTGGTGGATGTCGTCGCACGCGAAACGATGCTGTTCGCGGCGATTGGGCTCCTGATCGGCGGGATCGACGATCTTGCGATCGACCTCGTCTATGCGCGTCATCGCCTGCGTCGCGGATCACCGCCGAGCCTCGATGATTTTCCGGTCTGCGCGGATGGCGGCCGTATCGCGATATTCGTTGCCGCCTGGGAAGAGGCCGAGGTGATCGGGCCGATGCTGCGCACTGCGCTGGCGCGGATCGATCATCCGGATTACCGGATCTATGTCGGCACATATCCCAATGATCGCGCCACGACCCTCGCCGTTTCAAAGGTGGCCGAATGCGATGCGCGGGTCCGCCCGATCATCGGCGACAAGGCCGGTCCGACGACCAAGGCCGATTGTCTCAACACGATCTGGCGTGCCCTGCTCCGCGACGAGGCGGCGGAGGGCTGGACGGCGAAAGCCGTGGTGCTGCACGATGCCGAGGATGTTGTGCATCCCGCCGAACTGCGGATTTTCGACGCGCTGATCGGGCGGCATCTGGCGGTCCAATTGCCGGTCCACCCGTTGATCGATCGGCGCTCGCGCTTCGTGTCGGGTCATTATGCCGACGAATTCGCCGAAGCGCATGGCAAGACGCTTGTCGCGCGCCAGGCCCTGGGTGCGGGATTGCCGCTTGCCGGGGTGGGTTGCGCGATCGAGCGCACCTGCCTCGGGCGGCTCGCCGATCTGCGCCGGAACGCGCCGTTCGATGCCGACAGCCTGACCGAGGATTACGAACTCGGCCTGCACATCGCCGCGTTGGGCGGCAGCGGCGTGTTCGCGCGCGTCGCGGAATGGCCTGGCGGGCCGCCGGTGTCCGTTCGCGCCTACTTCCCCACCCGCCTGGAGGCGGCGGTGCGGCAGAAGACACGCTGGATGATCGGCATCGCGCTCGCCGGATGGGATCGGGTCGGCTGGAGCCGCGCGCGCGACTGGCGCGACCATTGGATGCGCATGCGCGATCGCCGCGCGCCGATCGCGGTCCTCGTGCTGGTCGCTGCCTATCTCGCGCTATTGGTCTGGGCAGCCTCGGCGATCCTGCACTGGACGATCGGCATCGCGCCACACGCTTTGTCGCCGGCAATGGGGACGCTGCTGACGATCAATTCGGCGCTGCTGGTCTGGCGCCTCGCGGTGCGTGCCGCGTTCACCTGGCGTGCCTATGGCTGGCGCCAGGCCTGCTTGTCCCTGCCGCGGGCGGTGGTGGGAAATTTCATCGCGCTCGTGGCGGCGCAACGCGCATTGTTCCGCTACACCGCCATGCTGCGCGGCGCGACACCGACCTGGGACAAGACCGCGCATATCTTTCCCGACGACATCGAACGACCGTGA